The nucleotide sequence GCCTTCAGAAAACTCATTATAAATTTGATCCAGCAGCACCACCTTTGCATTGAGGTTGCTTTCTCTAATGTGATAATTAGCCAGTCGGTGCGCCTGGCTTTGCAGGAATGGTCGTGTGATGATTAAATAATCAATATCCCTAAAACTTCCAGAAACATCATTAAAAATCGTTCCTTTCAGGTTTTGATTGGGCACTCTAGAATCTCTTAATGAAACTGGCGCATAAAGATCAGATCTGTCGACGGCTATAAATTTTCTAGCCGTTCCTAATGAACTGGTAAATGAGAAATCACTTAAACCATCTGTATTCTCAATCTTGGTAATGTTGAATCTATCGGTTATTTCCCAAACTTCACTTATCTCTGAGGCATTGCTCAACTGATACCTACCTAAACCGCTTGCAGTTGCCGCCTCAGGCACCGTAAAGCTAAATTGCTCTCCAGTTCCCGTCAATGACTCAAAAGCATCAATCCTGATATAATCCAGATAGCCTTGGGATGCAGGAATGCCACCATTGTCATAAGCCAGATTCACAGACACGTTCCCGTTGGAAAGAGTCACATTAGGATCGACTAACAAAGCCCTGCGAGCAACCGAATTGTTATCACCTGCCAAACCAGTAAAAGTAGAAGTACCCAGTGCTTGTCCATTAATCGTGTAAGTCATTCTAGTGCCTACATCGCTTATAGCAGCAGTAGCGATACGTACCGTCGCTGGACGGCTAGTAATAAGGTTATCAAATTCAAACTCAAAAGTCTGTTCTGGCTCAATCGAAAAACGTTCTCCATACCATATGCGTCCTATGAGCCCTATATTGCGTTCATCCACCTCATGAAATTTGGTTGATTGGTAATAATCATAGGTCACTGCAGGTGTACCACCAGCATTGATTTGAGGTAAAATACGTTTGCCATCACCACCACTGGCAGTGATGTAATAGATAGAATCGTCAGTGTAAGGGTTGATGAAGCTGTCATTCTCCGCCACATATTCTGTGTCGGTCGCAATACCATAAAATAGAATCTCATCTCCATTATCAAAACTACCATCTTCTGCGCCAGTGACGGTTATCGCAACCTGAGCAGGATCATAATATAAATTCTCCTGATTGATTAGCGGCATGGACGTACCACCTTGTCCGTAAATCTTAAGTTTTCTAGGATCTATTCTGGAAACATCCATTCCCAAGTTTTCCAAAAAACCGCGAGTAATGCGATGCGCACCTGTTTTTTCCACTTTGAATTTATACCAGTCACCACTGGCAAGGGCAGAGTTGGTAAAGCTGCTGTTTTTGGCAACCGCTTCCGGTGGAGCCGTCTTGTAACTCACCGTAAAAGAATTGATCCTGCGATACGTATTTCCTGATCTATATATAGGGTTCATTTGAATGTGAACGTAATTACGCTTTCGCGAAAGCGCATTATTCAACATCATTTCTGCACTGGTAGGAATCTGTGATCGGTCGAGATCCAGCAACTCAGAATTAGAGATAGGTTGAGAGTCAATATTGGAAAAAACTGCCGATAATGGATCAATTTTACCGTTCGTCGATAAAAGCAGTGAAAAATTTAACTTTTCAGATTCATAGACAAATCCGTTCTCAAAATACGGCAAATCAATGCGTTGATCACCTATTTGTAAAGCGGTACTGCCATTCCATTCCAGATTGATCGTTTGCTGCTGGGCAGCGCCCATCGCAGTAATAATAAGGAATACGAGAATGGATAAGTGCTTCATTAAGGAATAAACGTTAGGCTCGTAGAGATATTATCCCGCCGATTTTAAAAAAAATGGAATGGAATAAAATAAAGAGGGTTATGGAACGTTTTTTATTTTTTAACAGCGCAAATTTTTTAATAAACGCAAAACCCTACTATCTAAAGAGCGAAGTTATTATATTGCGTGTCGATTTTCAAATCATAATTGTAAATGAAAAATTACTCTATAATTCATCTTTCCGCAATTGCAGTGTGCTCCATCCTTATGGTGAGCTGTGGTGGTGGTAACGATTACACTAACACATCAAGAGGTACTGGCTGGGATGTTACCGGCAAGAACGGTTTTGAACTTAAAACTAAATACAAAGACCAGGACGCAGCTCCAGGACTTGTGTTTGTTGAAGGTGGTACGTTTACCATGGGTCGCGTTAAGGATGACCCTATGCACGACTGGAACAATACACCCAACCAGCAACACGTGCAATCCTTCTATATTGACGAGACTGAGGTAACCAATGGTATGTACCTTGAAATGCTGGACTGGGTAAAAAGAGTTTTCCCACCAGAAGATGAGCAATATCGTGGCATCTATAATGGCGCTGTACCAGATACTCTTGTTTGGAGAAATCGTCTAGGGTACAACGAGGAAATGACCAAAAACTATTTACGTTTTCCATCTTATGCCAACTATCCTGTAGTAGGTGTATCCTGGATTCAAGCAGTAGAATTCTGTAACTGGAGAACAGACCGTGTTAACGAGAAAATATTAGTAGATCAAGGCTATGTTCCTAAAGACCAATTAGGAAAAGCTACAGCCACAGAACTTTTTAATACTGAAACCTACCTTAACGCTCCTACCTTAGTATATGGTGGGAATGATAGCATTACCCGTGGTGGAAAAAGATCTGAACAACTTGAAAAAACGAGAGGAAAACTTGCAGAGCGTCGCGATACAGACACTACAGGTCTTTATGTAAGAAGAGAAGATGGAATTCTTTTACCAGGAGCCTACCGTCTACCAACTGAGGCAGAATGGGAATATGCTGCTCTAGGCATGGGAAGCGTTAGAGAATACAATGCTTACCGTGGTAGAAAGAAATATCCATGGAACGGTCAATACACGCGTAGCGGTGACCGCAAAACAAGAGGTGACCATTTAGCTAACTTTAAGCAAGGTGATGGAGACTATGGTGGTATTGCAGGATGGAGTGATGACGGTGCAGACATCACAGCACCTATAAAATCCTATGAGCCTAATGACTTTGGAGTCTATGACATGGCAGGTAACGTGTCTGAATGGGTTGCAGACGTTTACCGTCCTATCGTTGATGATGAATTCAATGACTTTAACTACTACCGTGGTAACGTGTATACTAAAAACAGTATAGGTCCTGATGGTAAAGTTGAAGTAGTATCTGCAGACTCTATAGACTACGACACCTTGAGTAACGGTAAATTGATTGCTAGAACCATTCCTGGTGAGATTAAGCAAGTTGCTGTCGATGATGAAGAAACCTATTTGAGAACCAACTTTGACCGTAGCGACAACAGAAACTTCCGTGATGGTGACTCACAGTCTTCTAAATATTTTGGTACGGCAGATGAGCTTGATCCAGATCAAAGAATGTACGATTCACCGCAACACCGTGTAAGTGTGGATGCCGATGGTAACGTCATTAGAGAATACGACCAGGCCAACACTAGAAGCACACTTATTGATAATGAGGTGCGCGTGATCAAAGGTGGTTCATGGAGAGATCGTGAATATTGGTTGGATCCAGCTACACGTAGATTCTACCCACAAGACATGGCAAAGGATGATTTAGGATTCCGTTGTGCGATGTCACGTATAGGTTCTAAATCAAAAAAATCAAAGAGCCCACGTAATTAAGAATTGAAACGAATAAATTAAAAGCCGGATTCCGTTGGAATTCGGCTTTATTATTTAGATAAAATTCGTGTCAAGTTCTGTAATTTTATTTTATGCAAATAGAAGAATTATATAATCGCTTTCGCGAAAGCGAAGGTATTTCAACAGATACTAGAACACTTAAGAAAGGTGAGCTGTTCGTCGCACTGTCTGGTGATAATTTTGATGGAAATCGATACGTATCTACCGCTATTGAAAAAGGCGCACATCACATTATCTGCACCGATAAATCCCATGCGGACCATAAGAATGTCACGGTCGTAGAGAATGCCCTCAAGACCCTACAAGAGCTTGCCAACTATCATCGCAAGCAACTTAAAGCTCCCATCGTGGCTTTAACTGGAAGTAATGGTAAAACGACTACCAAAGAACTAATCGTTAGCGTTCTATCCCAACAATATAAGGTCAGTGCTACTAAAGGCAACCTAAATAATCATATTGGAGTTCCCTTGACTCTGTTGTCATTTGATGAATCTGCTGAGATAGGTGTGGTCGAGATGGGTGCCAACCATCTTAAAGAGATCAAGGCCTTGAGCGAGATTGCAGCACCTGATTATGGGTTGATAACGAACTTTGGTAAAGCACACTTAGAAGGGTTTGGCGGCATTGAAGGAGTCAAAAGAGGTAAAAGCGAGCTTTACGATTATATCGCTGGCAACAAGGGAAAAGTGATGGTAAGACAACAAGATGCAGAGCAACTCAAGAGAAGCGCTGATATCGACAGGCGCCTCGCTCCTATCTTTAGAATTCAATCCTCGCAGCCACTTAGCATCGTATGGGACGATCTGGAATTTCAAACCAATCTAACCGGCATCTATAACGTGGGCAATATGGAACTTGCCGCGGCCATAGGTCTTGAAATGAATATACCAAAAGAGAAAATCGTTACAGGCCTAAGCCTCTATACTCCTGAAAACAATAGGTCTCAAATAATCAAAAAGAACGGGCTGACGATCATTAAGGATGCATACAATGCAAACCCAACGAGCATGCGGGCTGCTCTAGAAAACCTATCGCAGCAGTCTGGACATAAAACAGCAATACTGGGCGATATGTTCGAGTTGGGTATATATGCTAGTGATGAGCATCAAAATATCGCAGACCTCGCTGACGAACTTAAAATAGACAGAGTCATCCTTATAGGCGAGAATTTCTATAAGACAAATGCAGGATCCCTTGAGAAATATGAGAACTTCAATACGTTTTCAAAGTCCTGGACTCCACTGGATTCTTCTTCTAACAAAGTGATTTTAATCAAAGGATCGCGTGGCATGGCACTAGAACGGGTTCTGGACCTGATATAGAGCGACTTGAAAAAACCTGAAATAAAATCGCTTATTTCCTTTTGTCAAAACATAATTTATGTAAATTTGCCACCGCTTTAAAAGCAAAAGGTACCTTAGCTCAGTTGGTAGAGCAATGGACTGAAAATCCATGTGTCCCTGGTTCGATTCCTGGAGGTACCACAGTAAACCCGATCGCGATGATTGGGTTTTTTGTTGAAAGACATTGGTCTTTTTAATAGTGGGATTAGCTCAGTTGGTTTAGAGCGCTACCTTGACAGGGTAGAGGTCACTGGTTCGAATCCAGTATTCCACACGATTCAAGTTGTATGATACTGGCAGTAGACATAGGAAATACGGCCATCAAACTAGCAGTAGTTGATGACGTTTCGGTTTACGATCTTATTCGCACGTCACAAGAGGAGTTTATCAACCATGTCAAATCCTTTTGTTCCAGTTATCCAGACCTTACCGATGCCTGTATTTGTCAAGTAGGTTCCATTGACATTAAACTTTTGGATAGTTTAGAGCGTCTACTGAATGTGACTTATATAACCAAAGACTCCAAACTACCTTTTTCCAACAACTATCAATCTGATAGCCTAGGGAATGACCGCATGGCGTTAGTTGCTGGAGCAGTAAAAAACAAAGGCCAGAATACGCTCATCATTGATGCAGGCACCTGCGTCACTTATGACTTTATTGATGATACCAACACCTATCATGGCGGTGCGATATCACCAGGATTGAGACTAAGATTTGAATCCTTGCATAATTTCACAAAAAACTTACCGTTACTACAACCAGAACCTAATCAACAGTTGATAGGCAACACGACCAGCACTTCCATTCAAAGTGGTGTGGTCAATGGTCTCACCTTTGAGATTAAGGGCATGGTCAAAAAATACAAAAAACAGCATCCAGATCTTAACGTAATTATAACCGGCGGTGATGCAGATCTGTTGGTAAAGCAAATGAAAAACCGTTTCTTTGCCACGCCTTTTTTGATGCTGTATGGCATCCATAACATTTACAAAATCAATTCATGATAAGAAGTATTTTAACCGTGATTTTCCTTCTGGCCCTAACGGGTAGCTGGGCGCAATCACGTACTTCCTCACCTTATTCCTTTTTTGGATTAGGTCAGCAGACGTTTAGAGGCACCATAGAGAATCGTAGCATGGCTGGCATACGCAGCTATTCTGACAGTATTCATATGAATCTTCAAAATCCGGCATCGTATAGCAAGCTTAGACTAACTACCTATGCCATAGGACTGGAGCATACAGAAACTTTTGCCCGTGCAGATGAAGGCGACGATCAATATGACGCCACTTCTATCGAGTACATCAGTATAGGTATACCAGTGAGTTCTAAAACGGCCTTTGGTTTTGGACTGGTACCTTTCCAATCGGTTGGATATAGAATTGGCGGGATCGAAGACGGCGTTTACACCAATTTTACTGGAGAAGGTTCTTTGAACCGCGCCTATTTCTCTTTGGGCCATGAATTGTTCAAAGGCCTGAGCATAGGTGGTGAATTTAGATACAACTTTGGTGAAGAAATAAACTCCTCAAGCATTTTTATAAATGGCGTAGAGTTGGGAACCAATGAAGAAAACGAAACCGATCTAAGCGGCATCTCCTTCAACCTTGCGCTTAATTATGATACTATCCTGGCTGATGGACACAGCTTCAACGCATCCGTCGTGTACCAGCCAGAAAGTGATATCACTGCTAGAAATGTGCGCAGGCTTAGCACATTTGTTCTGACCACAGATTTGAACGAGTCCATTAATAGAACCAGAGTTGGCGATGAGACCCGACAGGAACTTCAATTACCTAGCGAGGTAACTGTAGGTGTAGGTTATGGATTGCCGCGCAAATGGAATCTTGCGGCAGAATATTCATTGCGTGGCTCAAGTTCAAGCGCCGCTAGATCATTTGCTCCAGACAACAGTTCCTTTACAGATGCTTCCTCCTATCGTGTAGGTGGATATTATATCCCTAACTACAACAGTATCTCAAGCTATTGGGATAGAGTTGTTTATAGAGCTGGCGTACGCTATGAAGAGAATGGTCTTATCATCAACAATGAAGAGATCAATGAGTTTGGCATATCTTTTGGATTAGGATTACCCATAGGACGTGCAGGAGCTTTCTCAAACGCAAACATCGGGTTTGAATACGGACAGCGAGGCACCCAAAACGCAGGTTTAATCAAAGAAGACTTTTTTAGCTTATCCATCGGTTTATCATTTAATGACCGCTGGTTCCAGAAAAGAAGATACAATTAGAAACCAAAAAACAACAATTACCATAAAACCATTACTATGAAAAAGAAAAGCATCTTACTAGTAGCTATAGCTGTTTTCAGTTTCGCTTTCGCGAAAGCGCAAGAAGCAGACGACTGTACGGTAATGCTTCAAATATTTGCAGAAAACGCAAAGGCCAGAAGTTATGACGAGGCATACAAGCAACTAGCACCACTAGTAACCAATTGTCCAGATGCAAGTGCCGCCATATATCAATACGGTGAGCGCATCTATGAGCACAGACTTAGAAACAATATAGGAACCGAGAACGAAAACGCAGTTGGACTAATCGCCATGTTTGACGGGCAAATCAACCGATTTGCGGACAAGATCAACGTGAGTAAAAAGATGGTTGAAAAAGCTCGTGCGATGTACAAGTACAACATCGGTACACAAGATGAGGTATATGCTATTCTTGACAAAGAGTTTAGAGATAATCCTGAGGAATTCACAGATCCTAACGCGATGATCACTTACTTCAAACTGGCTGAAAATCGTTACAACGACCAGAAAATTGACCTACAAGGTTTCTTTGACATCTATGATGAATTGACGCTACAAATTGAGAATGTTCAAGATGAAAGAGGTATGATCCTTAACAATTATCTAGACAAAGAGGCTGCAGGGACGTTGACTGATGATGAGTTGAGCGACAAAGAGGCGCAAGAAACAAACATCAAAAACTATGGTATCGTTATGGGTAGTGTAAATGCTACCCTAGGTTCTCTAGCAGATTGTGATAAGTTGATCCCATTATATGAAGCAGAATTTGACAATAAAAAGAGCGATGAGAAATGGTTATCTAACGTATTGAGAAGACTTCAAGCAAAAGAATGTACTGATGCTCCTTTATATATCGCATCTGTAAAAGCGTTGCACGAGATCAAGCCGAGTGCAAATACGGCTTATGGTTTAGGAAACATTGCCAGTAGCCAAGCTGAGAAGTTCAAGTACTGGGATCAAGCGATTTCCTTAGGTGTAAGTAAAGACCTAGAGTCAAGAATCCACTACAAAAAAGGTGTAGCTTATAAAGATCAAGGTCAATACAGCAGTGCTAAAAGAGAATTTATTGCAGCAAATAATGCAAAACCATCTTTTGGTGCACCATTCTTGCAAATTGCTAACATGATCGCTAGCAGCGCTAATAGTTGTGGAAACACCATCTTTGAGAAGAGAGCTATCAACTGGGTTGCTGCAAGATATGCTAACAAAGCGGCAGCAGTAGATCCTTCTATTAAATCTAATGCGGCTCAAGCAGCAGCTAGTTATAATGGTAGAGCTCCACAAAAGCAGGATATCTTCATGGAGAACATGTCTGGAAAGACAATCACCTTTAGCTGTTGGGTTGGTGAATCTGTAAGAGTACCATAGGTGACAGCATTCAACAACATATTAAAATTCACGATCACGGCACTTGCCGTGATCTGTTTTTTAGCATGTACAGATAATCTGGAAGAAATTGCCAAAATGAATACGGTCTCTAATGAGCCCACTAACGAGGTAGAAAACCTATTACTCAAACATACCGATAGCGGTATGCTTAAAATCACGTTGTCCGGCAAACTTATGTTGGATTATTCTAATGATGAGTTTCCTTATACCGAGTTTCCAGAAGGTCTTCAAGTTGAAGTCTATGACACTAAGAAATCACCGGCTGAAAAAACGACCATTACCTCAGACTATGGTGTGATCTATAATGATACCGACCTTGTGGATCTTATAGGTAATGTGACCATTGTCACGTCTGATGGGAATACTTTTTATGGGGACCAGCTATATTGGGATCAAAAGTCAAAGTGGATTTTTACCAATGAGCCCTTCAATACAGATTTAAAAAATAGTAGCAAGACTTCTGGAGATATTATCGATTCCAACGAGAAACTGACTCAGGCACTCGTGCGCAACGCCAGAGACCAATACTACGTAAAACCTATCAATGAGTAAATTCTTCAAATATTTTGAGTACGCCTATTTATTCTTTGCCGTGCTGTTTATAGCGACCGGTATTTATGAATATGGTGACACACCGCAACGTTCCTACTTGATGTTTGGAATGGCTGGTCTAGCCGTGTTTATGTTTTTCTTCAAACGACGTTTTCGTCGTAGATTTGAAGATCGCAACAAACAGTAATGCTCGAACAGATACTTCTTATCATAAGCATGCTCATTTTGAGCGCGTTCTTTTCTGGGATGGAGATCGCTTATGTTTCTTCCAATAAAATCCACATTGAACTTGAAAAACGACAGCAGGATTTTATAGGTCGTGTACTGCGCAATTTGACCGTGCAACCTTCTAAGTTTATCATCACCATGCTCATAGGTAACAGTGTGGCTCTGGTTATTTATGGTTTTGCCATGGGTGATTTATTGACGGTACAACTGTCAACTTGGTATCCGGCACTTGTAAATAATGCTTTCCAGTTGTTATTGATTCAAACGGTGATTTCTACCTTGGTCATTCTATTGACGGCAGAGTTTTTACCTAAGGTGTTCTTTCAAATCTATGCCAACGAATTGCTTAAGTTCTTTGCGATTCCAGCCTATCTTTTTTATCTGCTTTTTTGGGGTGTTTCTTGGTTTTGTATCCAGCTATCAGACTTTGTATTGAAAACCTTTTTCAAATCCAAAGGCGATGAGGTTCAACTCTCGTTTTCCAAACTAGAGCTAGGGAACTACATCACAGAACAGATGGAAAGTGCCCAAGAACAAGAAGATGTAGATACAGAGATTCAAATATTTCAGAACGCACTAGACTTCGGTGGTCTTAAGGCCCGCGAGGTAATGGTTCCACGTACTGAGATGATTTCGGTTCAAGAGACATCAGACATTAAAGAATTAAGCAAAAAGTTTGTCTCCACTGGCCTGAGCAAGATATTGACACACGTAGATACCATTGACGATATAAGTGGTTATGTGCATAGTTTTGACCTTTTCAAATCGCCAGCATCCATTATAGATGTGCGTCGCGATGTGATCAATGTGCCAGAAACCATGCTGGTCAAAGACGTCTTGAACCTCTTGATCAAACGCCATAAAAGCATTGCTATCGTTCTGGATGAATATGGTGGTACTTCAGGACTTATCACGGTTGAGGATATTGTAGAAGAACTCTTTGGAGAGATTGAAGACGAGCACGATTCTGACCAGCTTATCGAGAGCCAGTTGAGCGATACCTGCTTCAAATTGAGCGCCAGACTTGAGGTGGACTATGTGAACGAACGCTTCAAACTGGACCTACCAGAAAGTGAGCAATACGAGACCATAGGCGGCCTCATCGTCCATGAAACCGAAAATATCCCAGCCGAATTAGAAGAGGTCATCGTCGATCAATATTCCTTCAAAATTCTAGAGAAGTCCAACAACAAAATCGACCTGGTAGAACTCAACATTATCCCAGAAGAGTAGATCGCAAGAGCTATTTTTTAGTTCCACATTTTTAGAATTGTCTTAGAGTTTAAAATGAGTTCGCTTTCGCGAAAGCGTACCCTTCACACCTACCACAATAACAAGTAATTAGCGATCCTTTTAAAACAGGACTTTTAAAGAAGTTACGGCTTCCATAATTGGGTGGAAAACGTTATTTTCGCCACCGTTTAAATTTAAAATACAGAGCATGGCCATTTTAGGTAAAATCAGGTCTCAAGGATTGATCCTGATCATCATTATTGCACTAGCGCTTTTTGCCTTTATCATAGGTGATTTGATACGTCAGGGAAGTTTTACAAGTGAGGATCAAAACGTCATAGGTTATGTGGGCGATACAGAGCTGGATCGTCAACAATTTACCAGACAGGTAGAAGCTACCATGAACCAACGTTCTGGAATGTCTACCATCCAAGCCGTTAATGGTGTATGGGACCAGCAGGTACGCGACGCTGTTTTGAAACAGCAAGTCGAGGATGCCGGTATCCAAGTCACTGATGAAGAGGTTTCCAACTACATGAAGGCTGCCTATGCTAGATTCCCGCAATTTCAAGATGAAAACGGACAGTTCTCTGACGCTTTATTTGCACAATATGTGAATCAAGCCGCAACGCAAAACCCAGAAGGATGGGCACAGGATCTTGCCAGTGCAGAGAATCAAGTGCGCCAGCAAAAGTTGTTTACATTACTTAAAAGTGGTGTAATAGGTACAAGAACTGATGGTGAGTTTGCCTATAGACTGGAAAACGATAAGCGTGACTTTCAATATGTCAACATCCCTTATTCTACCATTTCAGACTCTGCCGTAGAGATTACAAAATCAGACATTAAAGATTACATCAAGAAGCACGAGAAGCAGTTTCAAGCAGATGCCCAACGTGATATTGAATACGTACTTTTTGAAGACAAAGCCTCTACTGAGGATATTGCTGCGATTAACAAAGAATTGAATGCTTTGATCAACGGCAAAGAAAACCAGTACAATGAGCAAACTAAAAAAACAGAAACCGTTGCGGGATTGAGAGACACTAACAATGTGGAGCTTTTCATCAACGCTAATTCTGATT is from Nonlabens sp. YIK11 and encodes:
- the gldJ gene encoding gliding motility lipoprotein GldJ; protein product: MKNYSIIHLSAIAVCSILMVSCGGGNDYTNTSRGTGWDVTGKNGFELKTKYKDQDAAPGLVFVEGGTFTMGRVKDDPMHDWNNTPNQQHVQSFYIDETEVTNGMYLEMLDWVKRVFPPEDEQYRGIYNGAVPDTLVWRNRLGYNEEMTKNYLRFPSYANYPVVGVSWIQAVEFCNWRTDRVNEKILVDQGYVPKDQLGKATATELFNTETYLNAPTLVYGGNDSITRGGKRSEQLEKTRGKLAERRDTDTTGLYVRREDGILLPGAYRLPTEAEWEYAALGMGSVREYNAYRGRKKYPWNGQYTRSGDRKTRGDHLANFKQGDGDYGGIAGWSDDGADITAPIKSYEPNDFGVYDMAGNVSEWVADVYRPIVDDEFNDFNYYRGNVYTKNSIGPDGKVEVVSADSIDYDTLSNGKLIARTIPGEIKQVAVDDEETYLRTNFDRSDNRNFRDGDSQSSKYFGTADELDPDQRMYDSPQHRVSVDADGNVIREYDQANTRSTLIDNEVRVIKGGSWRDREYWLDPATRRFYPQDMAKDDLGFRCAMSRIGSKSKKSKSPRN
- a CDS encoding UDP-N-acetylmuramoyl-tripeptide--D-alanyl-D-alanine ligase, whose protein sequence is MQIEELYNRFRESEGISTDTRTLKKGELFVALSGDNFDGNRYVSTAIEKGAHHIICTDKSHADHKNVTVVENALKTLQELANYHRKQLKAPIVALTGSNGKTTTKELIVSVLSQQYKVSATKGNLNNHIGVPLTLLSFDESAEIGVVEMGANHLKEIKALSEIAAPDYGLITNFGKAHLEGFGGIEGVKRGKSELYDYIAGNKGKVMVRQQDAEQLKRSADIDRRLAPIFRIQSSQPLSIVWDDLEFQTNLTGIYNVGNMELAAAIGLEMNIPKEKIVTGLSLYTPENNRSQIIKKNGLTIIKDAYNANPTSMRAALENLSQQSGHKTAILGDMFELGIYASDEHQNIADLADELKIDRVILIGENFYKTNAGSLEKYENFNTFSKSWTPLDSSSNKVILIKGSRGMALERVLDLI
- a CDS encoding type III pantothenate kinase encodes the protein MILAVDIGNTAIKLAVVDDVSVYDLIRTSQEEFINHVKSFCSSYPDLTDACICQVGSIDIKLLDSLERLLNVTYITKDSKLPFSNNYQSDSLGNDRMALVAGAVKNKGQNTLIIDAGTCVTYDFIDDTNTYHGGAISPGLRLRFESLHNFTKNLPLLQPEPNQQLIGNTTSTSIQSGVVNGLTFEIKGMVKKYKKQHPDLNVIITGGDADLLVKQMKNRFFATPFLMLYGIHNIYKINS
- the lptC gene encoding LPS export ABC transporter periplasmic protein LptC — translated: MTAFNNILKFTITALAVICFLACTDNLEEIAKMNTVSNEPTNEVENLLLKHTDSGMLKITLSGKLMLDYSNDEFPYTEFPEGLQVEVYDTKKSPAEKTTITSDYGVIYNDTDLVDLIGNVTIVTSDGNTFYGDQLYWDQKSKWIFTNEPFNTDLKNSSKTSGDIIDSNEKLTQALVRNARDQYYVKPINE
- a CDS encoding hemolysin family protein, giving the protein MLEQILLIISMLILSAFFSGMEIAYVSSNKIHIELEKRQQDFIGRVLRNLTVQPSKFIITMLIGNSVALVIYGFAMGDLLTVQLSTWYPALVNNAFQLLLIQTVISTLVILLTAEFLPKVFFQIYANELLKFFAIPAYLFYLLFWGVSWFCIQLSDFVLKTFFKSKGDEVQLSFSKLELGNYITEQMESAQEQEDVDTEIQIFQNALDFGGLKAREVMVPRTEMISVQETSDIKELSKKFVSTGLSKILTHVDTIDDISGYVHSFDLFKSPASIIDVRRDVINVPETMLVKDVLNLLIKRHKSIAIVLDEYGGTSGLITVEDIVEELFGEIEDEHDSDQLIESQLSDTCFKLSARLEVDYVNERFKLDLPESEQYETIGGLIVHETENIPAELEEVIVDQYSFKILEKSNNKIDLVELNIIPEE